In Lycium ferocissimum isolate CSIRO_LF1 chromosome 7, AGI_CSIRO_Lferr_CH_V1, whole genome shotgun sequence, the sequence TTTCAGCCAATTATGGCATTCAACTCACATTTTGCTCAATTTTATTTGATATCATTGTTGAAAGAATACTAGTAATATTTTTAAATCTAAATAAATTTGTAATTGTTaagttcttttttaaatttaattctctACATATTTGTTACACATATTCGATTAagtaataaaatttaaaactattaATTAAACCAAGTTAAAAGtttatcaaattttatttatgtatatattactATTGatttagtaaaaataaaatttcaactaTCATTTCTCATACACAATAAAAAATCTCTCTAATTTACAgtgtgaaagaaaaaaaaatccgaatCACAACTGCATCAGAACACGAAAGCCACGTGTATGAAGCTGAATTTATTAATCAACGTGATTTCAATGATTTGCTTTTTGTAGGCAGAAGAAAACAGATCAAAAAGACCTTCTCCTTTGTATATCTAAATCCATCAACAATTTCTCAGATCCAAAAAAGTCCGATCAAACAATGTCGACTTTCAGTGGAGATGAAACTGCTCCTTTCTTCGGCTTCCTCGGCGCCGCTGCGGCACTCGTATTCTCCTGTATGTTCTCAATTTCCGCTAATAGATCTGTACATCATCAAATATGTTATAGATCTAATTGTCATTTTGTCGAACAACTTGTAGGCATTAGGATAATTGTGGTGTAGACAGCCTAacctaatgcaagcattaggAATTGCTTCCACGACAACTTTAGTGATATGTTGTAGATCTTAATTTTCAATTTGTCGAACATCTTGTAGGCATTAGGGATGATTGTGGTTTAGACAGCCTAAtctaatgcaagcattagtggctgCTTTCACAGCTCAAACTCGTGACCTATTGGTCACATAGAGATAACTTTACTGTTTCTCCAAGCTCCCCTTCAAATATGTTATGgatctaattttcattttgtcAAATAAAACATTAGGGATAATTGTGATGTAGACAGTCTAACCTAATAATGCAAGCTCCGGCTCAAACCCATGAGTGACTGCTTCTCCGGCTCAAACCCATGACCTGTTGGTTACACAGAGACAACTTTACTATTGctccaaggctccccttcaaaTATGTTATAGATCTAAAAGGACAGCCCTGTGTACAAAGCATTTGATGTAGATGGTCTAACCTAATGCAAGTATCACAACTCGAACATGTAACTTATAGGTCACACAGAAACAACTTTACCTTGCTCCAAGCCTCCCCTTCAAATATGTTATAgatctaattttcattttgtcGAACAATTTGTAGGCATGGGAGCAGCGTACGGAACAGCAAAGAGTGGTGTAGGAGTGGCGTCTATGGGAGTGATGAGACCGGAGTTGGTGATGAAATCCATTGTTCCAGTAGTTATGGCTGGTGTGTTGGGTATCTATGGATTGATTATTGCTGTTATTATCAGTACTGGTATTAATCCCAAAACGAAGTCGTACTACCTGTTTGATGGATATGCTCATCTCTCTTCTGGTCTCGCTTGTGGTCTTGCTGGTCTTTCTGCTGGAATGGCCATTGGTATCGTCGGTGATGCCGGTGTTAggtattcatttcatttttttttttgcttattttgttTTCTGCTGCTTCGTTACCTTCTTGTTACTTCGTGCTAATGCCTGTTGACTCGGATCCGGGAGAtcgtatattttgtagaattaGGCTAAGTTGGTTACTATTCTCATATTACCTGTTAGAATAAGAGTAGGATTCACCTTTAATAGTTATCTCTTTTGCCAAAGGTTGCAATGATGATGTATCTTGGAGATATTTGCTTGTGTATGCTTATTAGGATGTGACTTCTTTATAGGAAGATGTTGGTAGTatgaaaacgaaaaaaaaatgtaaacttttgTTTAAGCTAGTTAACCATGTGAATAGGAAGCATTTTAGATTAATTTTTGCTTAGGTCAAACTTTGTAGTTATAGTTAGGTTTGAATTGTTCTTGTACTATTATTGTGCAAACttccttatttaaaaaaaaaaaaaaaaaaattattgtgcAAATTGTATCGTCTACATTTGGCTTTTCTAgctgaaaaataattttcttttatgccCTTCCAAAGTTATCGGGAATTATGCAACAGGACTAAGTTTAAATGGATTGAGTTGTCTGCTGAATGAAGGATCAGAACAAAAGCCACAAATAATAAATGAGCTAGGTTACAGAGTTGGCAATTTCTCGAGACAGATCAACCACTCTTACCAAAGTACTGATGGAGAAGTTCTATGCTAATTATTTACATGTCTAAAGTTCTTTCAGCTTTTCCTCTATCATAACTAGATTGTTGGTTGTAGCAATTGCTTTTGGGAAGAGATTCGACTGCCAGCAACCATACACTCAAACATTGGTTAGATTTAGTACATTAGATGTTATCGTTGAAGACAATGCACTTTTAATAGCTAATTATTAGATTGAGCCTTATATAATCACAATAGCATCCTATATCAGACTTTAAGTACCATTAAAATCATTTCGTCTTATTTAAATTTGTTAAGTCACCCAGTGATCATACTTTGTCAAGTCTCCTTCTAGTTGTAAATAATTCTCAGTATTCCGAAAGAGTTTTGCGACTATGCTTTCGATAAGTCTCACAAGAGTTTTTTTCTTACCAAGAGTCCaagacatatatttttcgtaGTTAAAGAGGGGAGAAGACTTGTACAACTTTTATAAccacattttattttcaaatgacTGGTTAATCTGAgtttaattcttttcaaaagattagtcaaattgacacCTAATAAGCAAAAGAAGCTATCAATTTGGGACATAGAAAgcttttatttttatcaattttgggcatataaagttttcttttatcaatttgggacataattttttttttttttgtgccacGTCAGGATAAGTTGAAAGCAAGATTTCTGTTGGTTTTTTGGAAAGATGGAGTACTTTAGAATATTGGCTTTGAAATATTAATGAGTAGAACATGTGTTTTGTTCACTATTATTTCTCCATTAAACTTTGGATTTTTAATATGTTTAAGTCAACCTAAATACTACTCTCTCTGTCTCAGCTAATGTGCCTTCTCCTTGACaccatttccatttttattcaactttcaagAATACAAATTCATtgaacttttcaaaaataaattatatatacgATGTTCTCGATCAAGCTAGCTTTTCAATcacaattttaatatttttttcctctACCATTCATCTCACGTTTAAGTCCAATTAGCTTATAAAACTCCGTGTTCAGGCCGAAACCATCACATAAATTTGGACAGGGACAGTACTTATGATCTAGGAAACTGGATTATTGTCTTTTGGAGTTGTCTGACAATAGCCTACATAGTCATTAAATGGAAAGTTCCCCtcctcatttttatttttttgaatataCTGCTATGTCAAAAAAATCCATGAttcaattttcattcattctGTCAATCAACTCTGATTCtagtatgttgtgttttatttaGAGGATGCATCATCCTTAGAGTGATTCCACGCTGGCTGTCAACCTACCgtaattcttttcttctatttggACTTGGGATTAACTACATTTCTATCCTTACAGACCCCGACCTTGTAAAAACTGTAACCTTTATCTCTACATTTAGGCCCTCTTCTTCTCCTACTGCTATATAATTTAGGTGCACTCTCAAATTCTCTTTTCTGCCTCTtttagtttttcaatttttgctTTAGCGAATAACCAATATGTGTTCGATGAATAGTTGCCATGGCGTGATAGTACTAGTTTTAAAAGATTCAGATGATGTTTAATCCTGCTTACCTTTGCGTGCTTTGCTCCTTTTGGCCTGTATTTTATGTTATACGATTCTgtctatttaataattttgcTTTGATTGCTTGTAATCATCTCGGACTAACAATACGGG encodes:
- the LOC132065072 gene encoding V-type proton ATPase subunit c1, which gives rise to MSTFSGDETAPFFGFLGAAAALVFSCMGAAYGTAKSGVGVASMGVMRPELVMKSIVPVVMAGVLGIYGLIIAVIISTGINPKTKSYYLFDGYAHLSSGLACGLAGLSAGMAIGIVGDAGVRANAQQPKLFVGMILILIFAEALALYGLIVGIILSSRAGQSRAE